A genomic segment from Neobacillus sp. YX16 encodes:
- a CDS encoding heparinase II/III family protein, with protein MLTAGLKSLVGSQTSLLFPTRESKVNWWKDIRQKPAYQLLLNEIRDEGDRLLKESDPELTFSLFKIFGETGSRLEFEKIYFEKRRRLTTFAIMVLLEPEKDEYLAALENTIWSVCNEYSWCLPAHLQNSPETSVDVHYSLDNPVKKEYSIDLFAAETAFALAEIVKLTEDSLNPQICKRIYEEIYNRIFFPFKEKTFGWEKQTHNWAAVCAGSIGCAALHLIQDQDVLAIILERVMDAMDSYLKGFQDDGICLEGYGYWEYGFGYYVYFADLLKKKTEGRLNLFDSEKVHQIALFQQRTFLNRNLVVNFSDSHPTASVFLGLSHYLSKIYSDFEVPETYLRSHYTDDHCSRWAPAIRNLLWFDEDSLPLPWRNGTHYSKDSEWFLSRHICELGSFAFAAKGGHNDEPHNHNDIGHFILQGNTEVFFKDLGSGLYSKDYFSEKRYSFLCNGSQGHSVPIINHQFQKAGAEKSADILHVSIGEEVDIFEMDIANAYEVESLQRVKRRFTWIKTNQPKLILEDAYSFAEQPDSIVERFITPVLVITKTKDGVILEGQNKVRISYDTRQLKLETKLIPFINHFGKSEDILALDFIVLHPDRECSVELAFQFE; from the coding sequence TTGCTAACAGCCGGGCTTAAGAGTTTAGTAGGGTCTCAAACTTCTCTATTGTTTCCTACTAGGGAATCCAAAGTAAATTGGTGGAAAGATATAAGACAAAAACCTGCTTATCAACTGCTTCTTAATGAAATTAGAGATGAAGGGGATAGACTTTTAAAAGAAAGCGATCCTGAACTGACGTTTTCTCTGTTCAAAATCTTTGGGGAAACAGGATCCCGCCTAGAATTTGAGAAGATTTATTTCGAAAAGCGGAGACGACTAACGACCTTTGCAATTATGGTGTTACTTGAACCTGAAAAAGACGAATATTTGGCGGCACTAGAAAACACGATATGGTCCGTTTGCAATGAATATTCCTGGTGTCTGCCTGCACATCTACAAAATAGTCCGGAAACATCGGTGGACGTTCATTACTCACTCGATAATCCGGTTAAGAAAGAGTATTCTATTGATCTATTTGCCGCTGAAACGGCCTTTGCGTTAGCTGAAATAGTAAAACTAACGGAGGATTCTTTAAATCCACAAATTTGTAAGCGCATTTATGAAGAAATATATAATAGAATCTTTTTCCCTTTTAAAGAAAAAACCTTTGGCTGGGAGAAACAAACACATAATTGGGCAGCTGTATGTGCGGGATCCATTGGTTGTGCAGCACTGCATTTAATCCAAGATCAAGATGTACTTGCCATCATTTTAGAACGGGTAATGGACGCAATGGATTCTTACTTAAAAGGTTTCCAGGATGATGGGATATGCCTTGAGGGGTACGGTTATTGGGAATATGGTTTTGGGTATTATGTCTATTTTGCAGATTTATTGAAAAAGAAGACAGAAGGAAGGTTGAACCTATTCGACTCTGAAAAGGTTCATCAAATTGCTCTTTTTCAACAAAGGACCTTTTTAAATCGGAATCTTGTTGTTAACTTTTCAGACTCACATCCGACCGCTTCTGTTTTTCTGGGGCTGAGCCATTATTTAAGCAAAATTTATAGTGATTTCGAAGTTCCAGAAACCTATCTTCGTTCTCATTATACGGACGACCATTGCAGCAGATGGGCTCCAGCAATCCGAAATCTATTGTGGTTTGATGAAGATTCTCTTCCATTACCTTGGAGAAATGGCACCCATTATTCAAAGGATTCGGAATGGTTTCTTTCGAGGCACATTTGTGAATTGGGAAGTTTTGCATTTGCAGCAAAAGGCGGACATAACGACGAGCCTCATAACCATAACGACATTGGCCACTTCATTTTGCAAGGAAATACAGAAGTGTTCTTTAAAGATTTAGGAAGTGGTTTATACAGTAAGGATTACTTTAGTGAAAAACGCTATTCTTTTTTATGTAATGGCTCCCAAGGACATTCTGTTCCAATAATAAATCACCAATTTCAAAAAGCTGGAGCAGAAAAATCTGCTGACATTCTTCATGTTTCTATAGGAGAAGAGGTTGATATCTTTGAAATGGATATTGCAAATGCGTATGAGGTTGAGAGTCTTCAAAGAGTAAAGCGAAGATTTACATGGATAAAAACAAATCAACCAAAACTGATATTGGAAGACGCATATTCTTTTGCTGAGCAGCCAGATTCAATCGTGGAACGGTTCATTACACCTGTATTAGTAATCACAAAGACCAAAGATGGAGTCATTCTAGAAGGGCAGAATAAAGTAAGAATTTCATATGATACGAGGCAGCTTAAGCTAGAGACAAAATTGATTCCTTTTATCAATCATTTCGGTAAGTCAGAAGATATTCTAGCCCTCGACTTTATTGTACTGCACCCTGATAGGGAGTGTAGTGTCGAGTTGGCATTTCAATTTGAATAG
- a CDS encoding glycoside hydrolase family 88 protein yields MTEQQWIEEAWENVTNKISRTSKRIGANFPHASENGQYVLAEPHWWTAGFWPGLLWLIYRDSKNENLRLLAEECEDKLDIVQRDYYKLDHDMGFMWTLTSVARYKILGEEESKRRGLIAANLLMGRFNPNGNYIRAWNPWTEGEDNSGIAIIDCMMNLPLLYWASEETGDPRFKGVAQKHAEMVVDHFIRSDGGVHHIIRFDPNNGEKIEALGGQGYAPESAWSRGTAWAIYGLTLTYHYTGEEKYLDYAKRVAHFFISHLSEDFVPDWDFRLPKEVDSPKDSSAGAIAACGLLLLADKAASEESPIYKKAGVRILQSLYNHYSDWEGSEEGLILHATSHFPQGKYTDNPLIYGDYYFVEGLAYLKGFKDLFW; encoded by the coding sequence TTGACTGAACAACAGTGGATAGAAGAAGCGTGGGAAAATGTCACGAATAAAATTAGTAGAACAAGTAAGAGAATAGGTGCGAACTTTCCTCATGCCAGTGAGAATGGGCAGTATGTACTTGCAGAACCTCATTGGTGGACTGCTGGTTTCTGGCCGGGACTATTATGGCTTATTTATCGAGATTCAAAAAATGAGAATTTAAGACTACTAGCGGAGGAATGTGAGGACAAGTTAGATATTGTCCAACGAGACTATTACAAACTTGATCATGATATGGGTTTTATGTGGACATTGACCAGTGTTGCTAGGTATAAAATCTTGGGTGAAGAAGAATCGAAACGGCGTGGACTGATAGCAGCAAATCTATTAATGGGGCGCTTTAACCCAAATGGTAACTATATTCGAGCATGGAATCCATGGACCGAAGGAGAAGACAATAGTGGAATTGCCATTATTGACTGTATGATGAACCTGCCGCTCTTGTACTGGGCATCTGAAGAAACAGGTGATCCAAGGTTCAAAGGTGTTGCCCAAAAGCATGCCGAAATGGTAGTAGATCACTTTATCCGAAGCGATGGCGGAGTTCACCATATTATTCGGTTCGACCCTAATAACGGTGAAAAGATAGAAGCGCTGGGCGGGCAGGGGTATGCGCCGGAATCTGCCTGGTCTCGGGGTACCGCATGGGCCATTTACGGACTCACGCTAACTTACCATTATACAGGTGAAGAAAAATATCTAGATTATGCCAAGCGGGTTGCTCATTTTTTTATTTCTCACTTGTCGGAAGATTTCGTACCAGATTGGGATTTTCGTCTTCCGAAAGAAGTAGATTCACCAAAGGACTCTTCAGCAGGAGCCATAGCTGCGTGCGGCCTTCTCTTGCTTGCTGACAAAGCAGCTTCCGAAGAGTCCCCTATATATAAGAAAGCAGGAGTAAGGATTCTTCAGTCCTTATACAACCATTACAGTGATTGGGAAGGATCAGAAGAGGGATTAATTCTCCATGCAACAAGTCATTTCCCACAAGGAAAATATACGGATAATCCTCTCATATATGGTGACTATTATTTTGTCGAGGGTCTAGCGTATTTAAAAGGGTTTAAAGATTTATTTTGGTAG